Sequence from the Corticium candelabrum unplaced genomic scaffold, ooCorCand1.1 SCAFFOLD_82, whole genome shotgun sequence genome:
TGTTGTCATCTACTTATTAAGTCATATTCTGGGTGTTAGTCTGGTTGCgtgtcatttgtgtgtttgtctgtctgtcttgtttgtctgtctgtcttgtttgtctgtctgtctgtctgtctgtccgtccatctgtctatttgtatgctACCATGGTCTTCTGTTCATCAACTGATGTGTTGATTGTGGTATGTTGCAATGTTAGTCTCCAAGAGTTTTGGCTCCAAGACTTCAACTTACTCAGCCTACTCTTCAACCCAGCGAAGGTAAGCAAGGAGCagatatacatgtgtgtgtatatatatatatatatatatatatatatatatatatataactagcaaaaacatatatacacacacatatacagtCACCCTACCTCTATAACGATAACCTCTATAGCGATATTACCTTTATTACGATAGAAGCTGCTGAAACCAAAATTTCCCGATACCGTACAATACAAAACTTACCTCTATAACGATATTTTTATAACGATATTACCCCTATTTCAATTTCTGTCGCTGGAACAAAACGCGTCTGTAGTAGTTGTATAATGatattcattgatattaatgtgctAAAAGTGCGCACAGTACTGCAAGGCACTTAAAAAATGCGAGCTGCACATGTGTATTGCAACAAACATGGAGTCAAGTGCTGCTGCGGGGGATGCGGAAGACCCAGTAGACACATTTGACCCTCCTGTAATCACTCTTCGAGATGCCCGTTGCCATATTCGAGCCATTTCCACTTTCCTATCTCAGAACTTAACTATACTAAAGAACAAGGAACTTTTGCAGGCAGCTGATGGAATCAAGTCTTCATTAGACAGAATGGTTACTTCtgttcatcatcaacaagcGACCTCGGACTAGTTGATCGATGACTAGTGTACTGTGATTAATTAGGCTAAACAGTTTGAACATTTAAATGTCACTAAGTATAGTTTAAAGTAAGAACTTGTGCACAGACAGTGGTTCAGATTGCATTACCTTTATAACAATATTACCCTTATAATGATATGTTAGTGTGAAACGAAGATATTGTTGTAGGGGTAGGgtgactgtatatatatatatatatatatatatatatatatataaagagagtcatcactgttatcagtggacatgccatcatatatatatatatatatatatatatatatatatatatatattaatatatatttacacACCATAACCACATTACTTATACGATATCGTGTTGTCAGATAAACTAACGGAGCAGCCAAGTGAGCAGATGAGTGAGCAGACAAGAAAGTTAGAAGAGGAGCAGGAAGAACTTAAGAGACAGTTTCAGAAGCAACAGGAAGAGTTTCAGCATAAGATTTCAGCTTTAGAGCAACAAAAACGAGCACTGAAGTTGTCATCAGCTACTGGTCTGCCTCAGACTGAAAAGAGTGATGCGTCACAGCCAGAACCAGCAGCCTCTCATACTGAACACTTACCGGAGGCTTTACAGTTGGCACTAAAAATTAGGTGAATATGAAGCTCTGGAGAGGGAAAGATGCAtgttacaatacactagacaattgtattggagggatgcatctcacaatacactagactattgtattggagggatgcatctcacaatacactagactattgtattggagggatgcatctcacaatacattagactattgtattggagggatgcatctcacaatacactagactgttgtattggagagatgcatctcacaatacattagactattgtattggagagatgcacctcacaatacactagactattgtattggagagatgcatctcataatacattagactattgtattggagagatgcatcttacaatacactagactattgtattgaagggatgcatctcacaatacactagactattgtactggagggatgcatttcacaatacattagactattgtattggagggatgcatctgacaatacactagactattgtattggagggatgcatctcacaatacactagactattgtattagagggatgcatctcatctTATTCACAAGTGATTCTGGATGTAAACAACGTTTGTTTAGAAATGCACAGAACAAATTGAAAGACATAAAGTTTATGTACTCTTTTGGTAAAGGTAAGTTTGCTCCTTTTGTCCAGCAGTGTGTTCAAAACCTAACACACATTATGATATGTAGATAGTGCAGGTGGTGTAGCTGATGAGCTTGTATCTGCTGGACTTGTCAATGCAGCCAATTGCAAAGCAGGTACTGTGGATTATTCAGCGGCTTGAAATGGCACGTGTAGAGAACTGGTGATTGCAATGATCAAGCTGAtgactaacagacagaaaatacaACTGATGGCATACGAAATATGTAAGACAGAACAATGACAgctggacaaacatacatacatttttttatacctacgtacatacaagagcccctaaggctcaggttcgatactgcaatgactatgctacgatgctacaatgctacaatgccatgatgctacaatgctatcagcagtcactgtctatatgtcacttcttcttcttggacagaactgacaccccggagagagaggcaattgtatgttagttccttgcccaagggaacttatgtatgtggccctcccgcactcaaactctgacccaaaggtcccggatgttgccaatctccaactgcacactctaaccaattgagccacatacatacatacatacacacatacatacatacacacatacatacatacagatatacatacaggcagacaaacagacagacagacacagacagccagacagacacagacagccagagacagagagacacacacagacagacaaacagatagatctacagatagacagacaagtagacagacgtAATACCATCAGACAACAATCAATACTGCTATatgcagtgattttcctacaatacatttgatgcttTCTGGGACGCATTGGAGGAGGTTGGGGCacagatttcagacagcggGACGCATCCTATTAAgtgcattcttgtctactaaAACCCATTCTACCCCCTATATAAGGAACTGATGATGAGTTAATGAgctagaggtcacaccaggtgtgctcattagagcttgTACATGTTACATTATTTTAacctaaatggttccagttgctttctgtacgtcttacaagataattgtaTAATGATCATAGCTCCACCCCTTGTATCTGAATCCTCTTTgtcctttgtaggaagggcttagttAACCTAATAAACGAAAATGCCAGGCTCTgctataccaagatcatcgggAAGGTCCAAaaggcagcagaaatattgTAGAATTTGAAGTTCAACCTTATGGAGAATAGTCTAAACCTGCTGGTTTATTGTAGAATAGTAGCAGCTAGGCGTGTTCTGTTTATGTACTGCTAAACTGACTTTGCGTCTAGCGCTTGCTCCAGTAACTGTGACAGATGTACTTGTCATACCAGTAACAAATGCTGGCTGTGATGACAAAACTACGGAACcgtttgtctgaagagaaaattgactgcttgatgCGCATTTTACTAGAAGGACCACCTATGTATCAGTTTAATTTTGAGCGTGCattttgcaagtggaaagagcaCAAAGCTAGAAGGTTACTTGAACAGCACCCTGGGTGCAAAGTGTTATAGGCACTCACTGCCacataacatgataaacataattacagactgttattaaaagtttgtttgcacaagtttggttaataattatattaaactagtaaaacatgctcacatgtttgtttgatatagactatagtagaaagtatttgcctataatacttggacagcatctAGGCGTAATTTGTATGACTATATTATAACATGATGAACATAGTCATAAAGTGTTAtttgaattttggtttaataatgaaacctgtctacaagtttggttgatatacatacattacaattacattcactgcagaaaacgtttactactgtaccacatTACCTACTTAGGGCACGCCTCTTTAGGGGCGGGGCCAAATATGCACAGGATGAGGACGCATGTTTGAAGGgggttaggaaaatcactgtATATGATAACtgatttcaaattttgtgtttttcaCTAGTCACGGATGCCATCGAACAGCTTGTCACCAACATGCCGAGTGACAAAAAAACCATATTTCAATTGGTAAGACACAATGTGTACAACTATTGACGTGCCCTACATCTGCTACATTGTTCAGGTTGCAAATCCAAACGGGGGAAAGTTTGAGACGACTGACAAGGTGTCGCTAGTTGGGTTTGCACAACTCACTGTGTTGTAGCACAGACCTCGTGTAGGTGCATTGTATGCTCGCTTTATACGTGATTGGTTGACAGTAAGAATATCACattttgtattgtaattaTGACGTTGTGTAGCTGGTTGATATTAAACCACTCTTGATACAAATGTGGttaatgtttgtatgtaattGGTTACAGCAAATTAGCGAAGgtgcaacacaaacacacacacacacacacacacacacacacacacacacacacatgcagcaagATTGTGTATAAAGTGTCTCTAACAAGCTATGGCAAGTCTACATGTCCATTAGCATCAATTTCATCAGCAATGTAACAAGACATCAAATGTTGTCAATTAGTTCATCACACGAGAGTATCACGTAGTTGTATTACTCGTATACATGGTGCAGCATAACATCTAGAAGAGTAAAGTGTCACAGTCAGTTACATGAAGTTGCTACTTACTTTTGTATAAAAGAGTTAATTGATGTCACTCAGAGTTGGTGGGTTGTAATCACAATGTGCTTGTGCACATCATACGAACGAGACTTTTATATCATCATTGGACACAGCAGCAGCCAATTACAATAAGATAAGAAATAATCACTTTGTGACACAAAAACCAGTGTCCATAGAAACAGTACCCATGAAAGCAGTATCCATGGAAACAGCATCCATAGAAACAATATCCATGGAAACGGTATCTATAGAAACAGTATCCATAGAAACAGTATCCATAGAAACAGCATCCATAGAAACAGTATCCATAAATATGACAAAGGCAAAGATTGATTGAAGTGTTTGTGTGCAAGAGTATGTGTTGTACCTTGTGGTGGTTCAGTGCGTTGTGGAATTGTTCTTCCCACTGCTTGATAGACTAGTTACGAGCGCACCTATACAACGATGATGTCATACATCAAAATGTTAAGTCAAgtattgttgttgatgttgctgtgtgtgtgtgtgtgtgtgtgtgtgtgtgtgtgtgtgtgtgtgatagtcCGATGCCATCAGAATCAGGTAAAACACATCACGTAATACAATCAGAACAGGTCTGTGTTAGTATCATCACATGGCACGCaccactgtactgtaccacaaacacactttgcatacaaacggTCTGGTATTCGAGGCACGGCTCCGCCCCCGCATTTCAACCCATCTACACGCTTTAACGCAAAACTTACCTTGACTACATCATATGTCATTGAACTGAACTTGTAAATTCCACCTAGAAACAGCAACACGTGTAAAACGCGCGAATTCGCAAACAGAATTGTAGTCCATTGTTTGTTGCCTCAGCAATGCATTAATCTCCATGAACAAGTCAGTCATATGCTTGTCAATATTATCAAATCATCATTCGCACTACAAACGCCGTAAAACGTCGCAAAATATTCACTCACCGTCCACGTGCCCGCCCGTCAACCAACGCGCATGCTCACCACCCCATTGATATCTTTCACAAATCGCGCGCTTGCCCGAGCAGGTTCGCGCCATTTTTATTTTCGCTGATTTTATCCGTGATTGTTGATCAAACGCAACGGCATCTGTTGCGACGACATGATTGGAAGTGGTACAATGGAACGAGATGATCCTAACGATTTGAATCGCCGTCTAGAACGACATTTGAACGACAAGTCATCAGTGACGTCACCCAGAATGTCGATATATGAAGATCTTGTAACGTAAGCTGTCTTCTTCTTTGTCGTTTTGTTTTTTCCTCATTTTTTCGTTCTTCGCTAGAGCTTTTCAGCGCGGTATCCCGGATGATGTCGCAGAGGGCGTGGCCTGCAATCTGATTGGTTTGATTGAACATTTAAGAGtaagttatttatttatatcaatttttgtataatattaatattaactttttATTGTGTTCACTGTTAAATAGGTTGATATCTCTGCGTCGGATGTGACTCTGTGCCAGGCTGCTATTCGGGCGACCGGAGCGTGTCTGCACTTTTGCAAATTTGCGGAGAGACTCGAGCGGTCAACTGCGATAGACATCGTCAAGAGtaggtttacaatattttgtctgtttgtttgtctgtctacatgtttgtccagtttatctgtatgtgtgtctacgtgtttgtccatgttgtGCGTCGTGTTgcttgttatttgtgtgtagGCTCGTACGTCTGTTTGcgaagttgtgtgtgtgtttgtactgGACATAGTTGTGTGAATTAccgttgtttgtgtagtgctGTGTGAAGTAGTCGTCACCACGAACAATAAGACTACGTGTACGGATGCTTTGTGGTGTCTTGCACAACAGAATCTACCAGCAGAGATAGTTGAATCGTCGGTGAgacccgcacacacacacacacacacacacacacacacacacacacacacacacaaacgcacacattAGGTAcactgtttgtttactttacTTTAGGTGAAGGGCATTATGACTGCTATTGACCATGTATTGACGTGTGGAGATTTCCGATCTCAGACTGTTGAATACGAAGCTATCAATGCTGTTCATCGGTTGAACTTACAAtgttgttgctttgttgtcatggcaacatgtattgttgtgttaggttgttGGTTCAGGCACCTGTTGTTATGGGAGGGATGGCTGTGCAGTGGGGAAAACTTGTTTATCGTTACGTGCTGTCTTCAGCTCCAAAGGTTTGATGGCCGACGTTCAgttgtattgagagatgcatccctttaatacaatagtctagtgtattgtgaggtgcatccctctaatacaatagtctagtgtattgtgagatgcatccctccaatacaatagtctagtgtattgtgaggtgcatccctctaatacaatagtctaatgtattgtgagatgcatccctccacaTACTATCTACTTAATTAACGTATGACGTTCACAGGATCTCTGTAGTTACGTGCAACTGCTTGTATTGTGTTCCAGGTGTGCGAAAGGGCACTGGCAGTTTTCGAGCTTGGTTTGTCTCATCTCATG
This genomic interval carries:
- the LOC134197971 gene encoding STE20/SPS1-related proline-alanine-rich protein kinase-like codes for the protein MSEQTRKLEEEQEELKRQFQKQQEEFQHKISALEQQKRALKLSSATGLPQTEKSDASQPEPAASHTEHLPEALQLALKIRNAQNKLKDIKFMYSFGKDSAGGVADELVSAGLVNAANCKAVTDAIEQLVTNMPSDKKTIFQLVANPNGGKFETTDKVSLVGFAQLTVL